One Acinetobacter pullicarnis genomic region harbors:
- the groL gene encoding chaperonin GroEL (60 kDa chaperone family; promotes refolding of misfolded polypeptides especially under stressful conditions; forms two stacked rings of heptamers to form a barrel-shaped 14mer; ends can be capped by GroES; misfolded proteins enter the barrel where they are refolded when GroES binds), whose protein sequence is MSAKDVKFGDSARSKMIAGVNTLADAVKVTLGPKGRNVVIDRSFGAPHITKDGVTVAKEIVLADKFENMGAQLVREVSSKTNDIAGDGTTTATVLAQAILNEGIKSVTAGMNPMDLKRGIDLAVRAVVENIKATAKPASDTKAIEQVGSISANSDETVGKLIAEAMEKVGKEGVITVEEGSGFEDSLDVVEGMQFDRGYISPYFANKQDTLTAELENPFILLVDKKISNIRELISTLEAVAKTGKPLLIISEDVEGEALATLVVNNMRGIIKVCAVKAPGFGDRRKAMLQDIAILTGANVISEEVGMSLEQATLQDLGTAHKVTVSKENTVIVDGAGDAAQIADRVQQIRAQIEESTSEYDKEKLQERVAKLAGGVAVIKIGAATEVEMKEKKDRVDDALHATRAAVEEGVVAGGGVALVRAVQALDNLTGINDDQTAGVNILRRAIEAPLRQIVANAGDEPSVVINAVKLGEGNYGYNAATGVYGDMLEMGILDPAKVTRSALEHAASVAGLMLTTECMITDIPEDKAAMPDMGGMGGMGGMM, encoded by the coding sequence ATGTCAGCTAAAGACGTAAAATTTGGTGATTCAGCACGTAGTAAAATGATTGCTGGTGTAAACACACTTGCAGATGCTGTAAAAGTAACGCTTGGTCCAAAAGGCCGTAACGTTGTCATCGACCGTTCATTCGGTGCACCACACATCACTAAAGATGGTGTTACGGTTGCTAAAGAAATCGTTCTTGCCGATAAATTTGAAAATATGGGTGCACAACTTGTGCGCGAAGTATCTTCAAAAACCAATGATATCGCAGGCGACGGTACAACAACTGCGACTGTGCTTGCACAAGCGATTTTAAATGAAGGGATCAAATCTGTAACAGCAGGGATGAACCCAATGGATTTAAAACGCGGGATCGACTTAGCGGTTCGTGCGGTTGTTGAAAATATTAAAGCAACTGCAAAACCTGCTTCTGACACTAAAGCGATTGAACAAGTGGGTTCAATCTCTGCAAACTCAGATGAAACTGTTGGTAAGCTGATTGCTGAAGCAATGGAAAAAGTAGGCAAAGAAGGCGTGATCACTGTTGAAGAAGGTTCAGGCTTCGAAGACTCGCTTGACGTTGTTGAAGGTATGCAGTTTGACCGTGGTTATATCTCACCATATTTTGCCAATAAGCAAGATACATTAACGGCTGAACTTGAAAACCCATTCATCTTATTGGTTGATAAAAAAATCAGTAATATCCGTGAATTGATCTCAACTTTAGAAGCTGTTGCTAAAACTGGCAAACCACTTTTGATCATTTCAGAAGATGTTGAAGGCGAAGCATTGGCCACACTTGTTGTAAACAACATGCGCGGTATTATCAAAGTATGTGCAGTTAAAGCACCAGGCTTTGGTGATCGTCGTAAAGCAATGTTGCAAGATATTGCAATCTTGACTGGCGCAAATGTTATTTCTGAAGAAGTGGGCATGTCTTTAGAGCAAGCAACATTACAAGATCTTGGTACTGCACATAAAGTGACTGTATCTAAAGAAAATACTGTGATTGTTGATGGTGCTGGTGATGCAGCTCAAATCGCTGATCGCGTACAACAAATCCGTGCTCAAATTGAAGAATCTACTTCAGAGTATGACAAAGAAAAACTTCAAGAACGCGTTGCTAAATTAGCAGGCGGTGTTGCTGTAATCAAAATTGGTGCTGCAACTGAAGTTGAAATGAAAGAGAAAAAAGACCGTGTTGACGATGCATTACATGCAACACGTGCTGCGGTTGAAGAAGGTGTGGTTGCAGGTGGTGGTGTTGCACTGGTTCGTGCAGTACAAGCGCTTGATAACCTAACAGGTATTAACGATGACCAAACTGCGGGTGTAAATATTTTGCGCCGCGCAATCGAAGCACCACTTCGTCAAATCGTCGCCAATGCGGGTGATGAGCCATCGGTTGTGATTAACGCTGTTAAATTAGGCGAAGGTAACTACGGTTATAACGCAGCAACTGGCGTTTATGGCGATATGCTAGAAATGGGTATTCTTGATCCAGCGAAAGTAACACGTTCTGCTTTAGAGCATGCAGCATCTGTTGCTGGTCTAATGTTGACGACTGAATGCATGATTACAGATATCCCAGAAGACAAAGCTGCTATGCCTGATATGGGTGGCATGGGCGGTATGGGCGGCATGATGTAA
- a CDS encoding HNH endonuclease signature motif containing protein: protein MAKGVAIKYTPEQLAFIEANCTLERKALAELVNSKFNTELTVDQIKALCTRKKWKTGRTGLFAKGATSWNTGTKGRCKPNSGSFKKNQDAWNHKPIGFERICSKDGYVFIKTAEPNTFELKHRVVWVQHNGPVPSDHVVAFKNLDKTDCSIENLVLLSRSELVRYNQTFRRLATPLNNASCILLARLKSKKHALQKVIS from the coding sequence ATGGCCAAAGGTGTAGCAATTAAATACACGCCTGAGCAGTTAGCTTTTATTGAAGCTAACTGTACTTTAGAGCGAAAAGCGTTAGCTGAATTAGTTAACTCAAAATTTAATACAGAACTTACAGTCGATCAAATTAAAGCACTGTGTACACGTAAGAAATGGAAAACAGGTCGCACCGGTCTTTTTGCTAAAGGTGCTACTTCTTGGAATACTGGCACCAAAGGCCGATGTAAGCCAAATAGTGGAAGCTTTAAAAAGAATCAGGATGCATGGAACCACAAACCTATTGGCTTTGAAAGAATCTGCAGCAAGGATGGGTATGTTTTTATCAAAACCGCAGAGCCAAATACTTTTGAGCTGAAGCATCGTGTCGTATGGGTACAGCACAATGGTCCGGTACCAAGTGATCATGTGGTGGCTTTTAAAAATTTAGATAAAACAGACTGCAGTATTGAGAATCTAGTTTTATTAAGTCGATCTGAGTTAGTTCGATACAACCAGACATTTAGACGATTAGCCACACCATTGAATAACGCATCTTGCATTTTATTAGCCAGGCTTAAAAGCAAAAAACATGCACTGCAAAAGGTGATTTCATGA